A genomic window from Osmerus eperlanus chromosome 5, fOsmEpe2.1, whole genome shotgun sequence includes:
- the LOC134021702 gene encoding F-box/LRR-repeat protein 14 gives MYEMETHISCLFPEILAIIFSYLDVKDKGRVAQVCAAWRDASYHKSVWRGVEAKLHLRRANPSLFPSLQARGIKKVQILSLRRSLSYVIQGMPHIESLNLCGCFNLTDNGLGHAFVQDIPSLRVLNLSLCKQITDSSLGRIAQYLKNLEVLELGGCSNITNTGLLLVAWGLHKLKSLNLRSCRHVSDVGIGHLAGMTRSAAEGCLSLEQLTLQDCQKLTDLALKHVSKGLNKLQVLNLSFCGGISDAGMIHLSHMAHLCSLNLRSCDNISDTGIMHLAMGSLRLSGLDVSFCDKVGDQSLAYLAQGLYQLRSLSLCSCHISDDGINRMVRQMQELKTLNIGQCVRITDKGLELIADHLTQLTGIDLYGCTKITKRGLERITQLPCLKVLNLGLWQMTESEKVR, from the coding sequence ATGTATGAAATGGAGACTCACATATCTTGCCTTTTCCCGGAAATTTTAGCCATAATATTTAGTTATTTGGACGTAAAGGATAAAGGGAGAGTCGCTCAAGTGTGCGCGGCCTGGAGAGACGCGTCCTACCACAAgtcagtgtggaggggggtggaagcaAAGCTCCATCTACGCCGAGCCAACCCGTCACTGTTCCCCAGCCTGCAGGCGCGAGGTATCAAGAAGGTGCAGATTCTCAGTCTCCGCAGGAGTCTCAGCTACGTCATACAAGGGATGCCCCACATCGAAAGCCTTAACCTTTGCGGATGCTTTAATCTGACAGACAACGGGCTGGGACATGCCTTCGTGCAGGATATCCCATCCTTGCGTGTACTAAACCTCAGCCTTTGTAAACAGATCACGGACTCGAGCCTCGGGAGGATCGCCCAGTACCTCAAAAACCTTGAGGTGCTGGAGTTAGGTGGGTGCAGCAACATCACCAACACAGGCCTGCTCCTGGTCGCCTGGGGCCTGCACAAACTCAAGAGCCTTAACCTGCGTAGCTGCAGACACGTGTCTGATGTAGGCATCGGCCACCTGGCAGGGATGACCCGGAGCGCGGCCGAGGGCTGTCTCTCCCTGGAGCAGCTCACGCTGCAGGACTGCCAGAAGCTCACAGACCTGGCCCTCAAGCATGTCTCCAAGGGCCTGAACAAGCTCCAGGTGCTCAACCTCAGCTTCTGCGGAGGAATCTCTGACGCGGGCATGATCCACCTGTCCCACATGGCTCACCTGTGCAGCCTGAACCTGCGTTCCTGCGACAACATCAGTGACACTGGCATCATGCACCTGGCCATGGGCTCCCTGCGCCTCTCTGGCCTAGACGTGTCCTTCTGTGACAAGGTGGGTGACCAGAGCCTGGCCTACCTGGCGCAGGGCTTGTACCAGCtccgctcgctctcgctctgctCGTGTCACATCAGCGACGACGGCATCAACCGCATGGTGCGCCAGATGCAGGAGCTGAAGACCCTGAACATCGGCCAGTGCGTGAGGATCACCGACAAGGGGCTGGAGCTGATCGCCGACCATCTGACCCAGCTGACGGGGATCGACCTGTACGGCTGCACCAAGATCACCAAGCGAGGCCTGGAGAGGATCACCCAGCTGCCCTGCCTTAAAGTGCTGAACCTGGGCCTCTGGCAGATGACTGAGAGTGAGAAAGTGAGGTGA